The Lathyrus oleraceus cultivar Zhongwan6 chromosome 5, CAAS_Psat_ZW6_1.0, whole genome shotgun sequence genome includes the window GGTCCAAAATGATGTGTAAACTTACCTGAAACAATAGCATGAAGTCATGCATTAGTGAAATGAAAGTTGACCATGGAACTTACCAAATGAagccatgcattacacccatgcgcaagtccttcaaaaatgcttcaaatgccatgatcttggactctttaGAAAGGTAACATGAAAGGGAACAACATTTATCTTGAACACTTTTCCaattggaacttggatcatgatgaattttaaggtggaagttggagaaatcaaacatagttgaagaatttctaagtataaagtcaaatgatcactttttccaccttgaataacgtttgctatgagcttcaaataaaaatagtttattcaccaaagttgtatctatttcattcctcttaaatttggtcacaaatttcacatcatttgaatcttggatgagggagttatgaattttagaagttgaggaaaattgtttgttcaatgatgatggcccaaaaggacctataatgtttcctcttggcacatgcccttgcaagtagatTTTGACATTTCttaaagaataaaagttggataagacatccTGAAATTTATGATGAAACTCGTATGTCCTTAATATCAAAAACAATTGAGCtagttatggttcttggaagttgaccttccatctagggcacaaacaaaatgacgtataatctttcaccataaaaattgactttccaagcaaaattaggTTCTAGGGAACATAAATTTATTTGGAGTGTCACAAGGAGTAAattttctcttgtaatcattttcatatgacaaaaattgtacGATATAGGttctagggaaccctagattttACTAGTTGACTTTgtctggtcaacctccttgaaccaacttgcaaacttgaagttcctttgatcattggggatcatggaggatcatatatgcttgagatgatgTAAAAGGGAGTATAACTTGAtatattttatcaattggtgaagacacttgttgaggaagtcacacaagatatctagatgaattagggcttccaaggcaaacaagcttcaaactcttgatgaattcttgatcaaaatgataaataaagaacatggggatacatatatgatacttagaaccattttgaacctttccttgattgtATCTTTTAccgagggtctcaaaccctagatatggacttggTGGGGGTACAgatggacacacacacacacacacacacacacacacacacacacacctacaaaagaaacaaagttatacatagacatattttttggtattttggttagtaaacaaagaaaaaaaagtatgatataatcaaaagtgtttggtgatctctcccaattcaaacccaatgaatgaggggtgaggaggattccaaggtgtgatcccaaagccaatgcaaatgatgagataacatgagggattgtagggtcaaaattggggtcttgtAGTCGGTTAAAATTCCTTCTAGTGAGATTAGGAATATTGAGCCCTCTGTTGTTGTCAAGAAACCTCACTCTATGTCTAGCTTGTATCTTGATCCGATTAAAATCACAAATGTCGAACTTGATGTTATTGCATCGACTAAAGGTTCAATTGTTCCAAAAGTGGTGGGTAGTGTTGAATTAACTGAAAAATCAGGATCTGACTCTAGTACTGTAAGTCTAGATAACCCTAGATCTGATAAGACCCTAGGTCAATCTAGTGTGAACGTTGTTGATAAAAATACGGTTTAAAAATGTATTCATGTGTTAATCTCTCAAAATTTGGGTATTGAATCTAACTCTGATATTGTGCCAGATGTCACTACATCCTTGGCCCAAACTGATCATTCTATTGAAACCCCACTTGAAAAATTTGATGCAAAGTCTGATAGTGAGTTTGTTCCAGTTAAGTCTTCTAAAAAATATAAAGAGAAAGATGATTCTGATAGTATGTATGTTGATATATCTGACAAAGAAGAGAATGATGGTGTGAAGAAGGATCAATCTAAAGACATTGTAAATGTAGAAGATCCGGACTTTGATGATGAGCCCATTGGCAAGAGATTGGATCTAGGAATAGCTAAGAGGTTAAATAGTAGAAAAAGGAAGGTTGTTGAGTCTACAAGAAATTCTCCCAAGGCTCCCAAGAAAAGTACAAGTGTTGGTCCTGCTAAAAGGTGGAGCAAGGTTGTAACTCGTGCTACCAAGAAAAGATCTCTGAAGAGGAAGGAAGTCCCCTCTAATTCTAGTCActctgagtatgatatcgaacAAAATGTTCAAGATATCATGCCTTTAAAGAAAATTATTAGGAAAAAGGTCCCTGCTAATGTGCCTGAAGTTCCCATTGACAACATCTCTTTTCACTTTGTTGAGAATGTTGAAAATGGAAGTTTGTGTACCAAAGGAGGTTGGCTTTGGAAAGGGCACTTGGCAAGGATGCCTTTGAGTGAAAAGAAGTGATGAATCTGATTAAAGAACCTGGGTCGATGAAAAGTGTGGCTAGTTTTGGAAAGTGTTATGAGATGCTTGTAAAAGAGTTCATTATGAATATTTATAAGGAGTGTGATAACAAGATGAGTAAGGAGTTCAGAAAAGTGTGTGGAATTTTCTTTAGAAATCATTAACAGGTCCATCAGCAGAAGTGAAGAGGAAAGTGTGTGGAATTTTCTTTAGAAATCATTAACAGGTCCATCAGCAGAAGTGAAGAGGAACACACTGAAGTGGAGGTATTTAACTATGTCATTTGCAGGGGAATCACTGTAAA containing:
- the LOC127080483 gene encoding uncharacterized protein LOC127080483 → MSSLYLDPIKITNVELDVIASTKGSIVPKVVGSVELTEKSGSDSSTVSLDNPRSDKTLDVTTSLAQTDHSIETPLEKFDAKSDSEFVPVKSSKKYKEKDDSDSMYVDISDKEENDGVKKDQSKDIVNVEDPDFDDEPIGKRLDLGIAKRLNSRKRKVVESTRNSPKAPKKSTSVGPAKRWSKVVTRATKKRSLKRKEVPSNSSHSEYDIEQNVQDIMPLKKIIRKKVPANVPEVPIDNISFHFVENVENGSLCTKGGKGMAKKRKLSAGCLSVKYVVLNRIGAANWVLKNRTSNISTRLDTVYKRESPLYLHYRLFTGKHVLEIVMTSEKKSTSSTSRTGIIAELRDTCKTLDETIKACTKKKSKLDILINALSEEDAEGNLGGDKEESNEVVEDDDASGDDVEETTNTNDD